CAAATTCCTGGATCACCCGGTAAGAATGTggagaagaacaaaaacagaatGGTTCCACCTACTCAAAACTCAGAGGGGATAACAATCACATATACAAATTATCTTGGTTCAATTTGAGACTTAATGTGCATAATTCCTTTATGGTATCATTGCATTTGGAATACAATACCACCCCACTACCATTTccacctttttttattatatttaaagagcATGTCACCAATAATGGTAATTGAGGAGCAATTAAAGTCATTGACCAATCCTCTAATGATTCGAAAATCAGTTTCCTAAGTGAATATACAtgcaattaattaaaaataaatcattgCCATAATATTTGGAGCTCATCTAGTTTCAccttttataaattattatgcAATAAAAGTAGAGATGCGATTCTACCTTCAACATGGAAAATTTGATCAATCAGGAGTATTTCGGTTAAGGttgacaaaagaaagaaagaagaacaaaaaagagaggaaagaatttgattgatattttttctttctttctattttacGTTGTTTGATCACATGCTTGCATGCACTATacacattatatatatagctcTCCTCCCACCAACATTTCACTGTGATCTGAGTTATTTCTAGAGCTCCAAAGCCTTGCCATTTTTTATCTCTCGatctaaaccctaaactctaAACCCATTAGAAATGAAGGTCCTGCTTACTGCCACCGTTTTGGTCCTAGTTATTTGGCTAATTGCTTCACCTAATCATTCATGTAGTGCTAGAATAGTCGTGCCAGATGATTTCGATTTGTTTGATTATGGTGCTGTTCATCACAACACCCAAACTGATGATGAGGGTTTTTCTAAAGTATATTTACACTATTTCTTCAtcctcttttatttatttattattttcttttcctttttttttccttcccatTGATCTAATTTgcgttttctttttaattttatgttttgtatTAATTGTGCAACTAAAAGGAGGCCTTCCCAGAAGGATGGGAGACTGGAGCAAAAACAAGAGATTCATTCAATCGTACGAATGCCCATACTGAAGAAAATGATCCACAAGTACATagttcttctctctctctctctctctctctctctctctctctctctctctctctctctctctatctctccctCCCCCCattaaattttctattttctaatgaattttcttctttattgtGCATCTGAAAGCAGGCCTTCCTGGAAACATGGgaagcaaaaacaaatactTTCAATGTGGTAGATTATGGTGCTGTTGGGAATGGCCTAGTAGATGATACAAAAGTAtgtgtaatatatatatttattattatattggtTATTTCTTGTAGCCAGTTGCTTATTTAACTGTgtcttgttttaattttttcaaactcAAAGGCCTTCCTCGAGACATGGGGAGCTATGTGTGCATCATCAACTCAAGACACCCTTACCCTGGTGGTACCACAGGGCAAAAGATTCTTGTTAAATGCTGTGGCGTTTGAAGGGCCTTGCACGGCTAGTAAAGTAAATTTCCAGGTAAACAAATGTCGACAATTCACATTAActtaaaaaactaaaaataataattgatgcCTATATTGCTATTacttttgtttataaattctGTACGTTTTATAGATACAAGGGAGTATTGTTGCACCGAATAACATTGGTGCATGGACAAACAAGGAGATGTGGATTCAGTTTTCGAAGGTACAAGGTCTATCGGTCAATGGAGGAGGTCGAATTGATGGAAATGGCGCCGTTTGGTGGAAAGCTTGCGGTGGCGAAGGCTGCCAGAGACCAACTGTATGTTAATGATCCGAactgtaaattattttttttgtcaactAAAATTGAAGTTTAAACTGTTGGTtagaattaatatttattactTAATGCATGGTGGTGCAGGCTCTCCATTTCAACAAATGTCATGGCTTCCAATTGAGTCGTCTGGCAATTTTCAATAGCCCTAAAAATCATATAAGCATTTGTAGCTGCAATGGCCCCCGAGTTTTCGGTCTCTTAATTTGGGCTCCTAAAGACAGTCCAAACACAGATGGAATTGATATTTCCCAATCAACCCGAGTCACAATTCAATCTTCTCATATAGCAACTGGTAATTATATATGGTAAACCTTTTCTTAATTAGTTTTAGTTTATGGTGGTATTGGCGtaaattattaattgttttgctatatatatatatatatatatatatatatataggtgaTGATTGTATTGCCATCAATAGCGGTTCATCTTATATCAAGATTAGGGATATTAAATGCGGACCAGGCCATGGTATTAGGTAATCATTCGTTCATTTTAATTACATGAAAATGGCTtagttattaattaattaattaattaacagatttgtatgtgtgtgtgtgtacacTAGTATTGGCAGTCTAGGTCAACATGGAGAATACAGTCAAGTGGAAGAGGTGCAAGTGAGCAATTGCACCTTCAAGGGGACAACAAATGGAGTGAGAATCAAGACATGGGAAGTAAGTGAGACATGCatcaaaattgaattgaaagcGAGAGTAActtaattgattttgtaacTAATGTGATTTTTGTACGAATTGAATGAAGGGCGGTTCGGGATATGCTAGGAAGATCACTTTCGAGGGGATCACATTTGAAGACACCAAAAATCCTATCATAATAGACCAGCACTATTTTGCTAAACCTACTTCAGCAATGGACATAAGCAAggtgaaataaaataacataataaattgATTCTCAAAATAGAGCAATATGATATGATTTGTAACTAATTAGAGTAATTATAATTGTGTAATTT
Above is a genomic segment from Prunus dulcis chromosome 7, ALMONDv2, whole genome shotgun sequence containing:
- the LOC117635260 gene encoding probable polygalacturonase At3g15720 gives rise to the protein MTTAPSSDPPAQAASAATAPALLDHVVVGHEASQAPASSASSVAQPPSARRRHRPTDTMDTTTSTDCTGASGSQPAKKNTRGPCRQLKTAKVTRAFLETWEAKTNTFNVVDYGAVGNGLVDDTKAFLETWGAMCASSTQDTLTLVVPQGKRFLLNAVAFEGPCTASKVNFQIQGSIVAPNNIGAWTNKEMWIQFSKVQGLSVNGGGRIDGNGAVWWKALHFNKCHGFQLSRLAIFNSPKNHISICSCNGPRVFGLLIWAPKDSPNTDGIDISQSTRVTIQSSHIATGDDCIAINSGSSYIKIRDIKCGPGHGISIGSLGQHGEYSQVEEVQVSNCTFKGTTNGVRIKTWEGGSGYARKITFEGITFEDTKNPIIIDQHYFAKPTSAMDISKSVQVSDVTYRNINGTCADEKAITLACAGGGCTNIVMDNVTIKSDLPNKRSYAYCDNAHGTSSFSVPSVPCLSH